The Malus domestica chromosome 13, GDT2T_hap1 genome includes a window with the following:
- the LOC114823220 gene encoding uncharacterized protein has protein sequence MASFGNLFVMAGLVLAAIIIMSSVGLSSAFRNIYENYDDRDESSLISPTSSSTEDGSSKDGPPPINFPDELLPNEELTKDCCANLVDIGYDCHQRLVKLILLEATFEGKASEALQKSSQMWNKRVKVVDQADSPSLVAASAF, from the exons ATGGCAAGTTTTGGAAACTTGTTTGTGATGGCGGGGTTGGTGTTAGCAGCAATCATCATCATGTCATCGGTGGGGCTTTCATCTGCATTTAGAAATATTTATGAAAACTATGATGATCGTGATGAATCATCGTTAATAAGCCCTACCTCTAGCAGCACAGAAGATGGCAGCAGCAAGGACGGTCCTCCTCCTATCAATTTCCCTGATGAGCTACTGCC TAACGAGGAATTGACTAAGGATTGTTGCGCAAACCTTGTGGATATAGGATACGATTGCCACCAGAGGTTGGTAAAACTAATCCTCTTAGAGGCGACGTTCGAAGGCAAAGCTTCCGAGGCATTGCAGAAGAGTTCCCAAATGTGGAACAAGCGTGTCAAAGTTGTTGATCAAGCCGACTCACCTTCTCTTGTTGCTGCCTCTGCTTTTTAA
- the LOC114823219 gene encoding uncharacterized protein: protein MVQLMKSGDFGPEPHAMPCTEKVPVKLEVEESLEEEHGPLNKRSKPSPAFQERRIGDNAFAVPPSQFNPLDEPSPLGLRLRKSPSLLELIQMKLAQGSAAAAGATQSENLNSGVKKECKANAPLGTADKLKASNFPASLLSIGSWEYKSRYEGDLVAKCYFAKHKLVWEVLEGGLKSKIEIQWSDIMALKATCPDDGPGTLTVVLARQPLFFRETNPQPRKHTLWQATADFTDGQASTYREHVLQCPQGLLNKHFEKLIQCDTRLCFLSRQPEIVMESPYFEPRSSAFEDPGESKSHGFDQLGNGPNRKGSSVAGFQDIDSPSASQSSSLKVDQQDTASMTIEYQSREAPSPSSVMDAQAIDGNCSFEAVDSRGSRNWEQIKVPGLQPSMSVSDLMSHIGNCISEQMTSADQQSEYQDMLEDIAQYLLSDTQFTTASDEKSLMSRVNSLCCLLQKDPAAAQTQVDGDSHVEGSGNVSDVRPNYTPDNKSGADVKDSEEGVSDGKKASGMSRKDSFAELLFHLPRIASLPSLPKVLFNISEEDCESQAR from the exons ATGGTACAGTTGATGAAATCCGGAGATTTCGGACCAGAACCCCATGCAATGCCGTGTACGGAAAAGGTACCGGTGAAGTTGGAGGTTGAGGAATCCTTAGAAGAGGAACATGGCCCGCTCAACAAACGTTCTAAACCCTCTCCTGCTTTTCAAGAG AGGCGTATTGGGGATAATGCGTTTGCTGTCCCACCTTCACAGTTCAATCCACTTGATGAGCCTAGCCCTTTGGGTCTGAGGCTGAGAAAGAGCCCATCCCTATTGGAGTTAATTCAAATGAAGCTTGCTCAAGGGAGTGCTGCTGCAGCTGGAGCTACACAGAGTGAAAATCTTAACTCTGGAGTTAAAAAGGAGTGTAAAGCAAATGCTCCATTGGGGACAGCGGATAAGCTGAAGGCTTCAAATTTTCCAGCTTCACTCTTAAGTATTGGGAGTTGGGAG TATAAATCAAGATATGAGGGAGATTTAGTGGCGAAGTGTTACTTTGCTAAGCATAAGCTTGTTTGGGAAGTTCTTGAAGGTGGTCTCAAGAGTAAAATAGAAATCCAGTGGTCAGATATTATGGCTCTGAAAGCAACTTGTCCTGATGATGGACCTGGTACTTTGACTGTTGTG TTGGCTAGACAACCCCTTTTCTTCCGGGAGACTAATCCCCAACCTAGAAAGCACACCTTGTGGCAGGCAACAGCAGATTTTACTGACGGACAAGCTAGCACTTATAG GGAACATGTTCTGCAATGCCCACAAGGGTTATTAAACAAACATTTTGAAAAGCTTATCCAGTGTGATACACGACTTTGTTTCTTAAGCCGGCAGCCAGAGATTGTTATGGAATCACCATATTTTGAACCACGCTCTTCTGCTTTTGAAGATCCAGGTGAATCCAAAAGCCATGGTTTTGATCAACTGGGGAATGGACCGAATCGTAAAGGTTCCTCTGTTGCTGGTTTCCAAGATATAGACTCACCATCTGCAAGTCAGTCATCTTCTTTGAAGGTTGACCAGCAGGATACAGCTTCTATGACAATCGAATATCAGTCCAGAGAAGCACCTTCCCCCAGCTCAG TTATGGATGCTCAGGCAATTGATGGAAATTGCAGCTTCGAAGCTGTTGATTCCAGGGGGAGCAGAAATTGGGAACAAATAAAAGTGCCTGGGCTTCAGCCATCGATGTCTGTGAGTGATCTTATGAGTCACATTGGAAACTGTATTTCAGAACAAATGACTTCTGCTGATCAACAGTCAGAATACCAGGACATGCTAGAGGACATTGCACAATACCTGCTGAGCGACACCCAATTTACAACAGCTTCAGATGAGAAATCCCTCATGTCAAGGGTCAATTCTCTTTGTTGCCTTCTGCAGAAGGACCCTGCTGCAGCTCAAACGCAGGTTGATGGTGATAGTCATGTTGAAGGATCGGGTAATGTAAGCGATGTTCGGCCCAATTACACTCCTGACAATAAATCTGGAGCTGATGTCAAGGATTCTGAAGAGGGTGTTTCTGACGGGAAGAAGGCATCAGGCATGTCAAGAAAAGACTCCTTTGCGGAATTGCTGTTTCATCTGCCTCGGATTGCCTCGCTTCCCTCACTTCCGAAAGTCTTGTTTAACATTTCTGAAGAAGATTGCGAGAGCCAAGCTAGATAG